In Pantoea cypripedii, the DNA window TCTGGCAGGACAAAATTTTCAGTCTTGCCAGCGGTGATAATCAGCTGCTGGTGGCGCGTCTGCACGGTGAGATCATGGCGACGGTGATGGTGGGTTACAGCGCAATGCCCAATGGTCGTCATCGTGCCGAGATCAGCAAGTTGCTGGTGCATCCGCACGCCCGCCGTCAGGGCATTGCCCGACGCCTGATGCAGCAGGCGGAACAACTGGCGGCGGATAAAGGGAAGACGCTACTGGTGCTGGATACGCGCAGCGGCGATGTGGCAACCGATCTCTATCTGTCACTCGGCTGGCAGATTGCCGGTTCCATTCCGCACTACGCGGAATCGACCGAAGGTGTGCTGGATGCCACCACCGTAATGTTTAAGACGTTGCGGATGCACGCATGATTGTGGTGGCGCAGGAGTCCATCCAGCAGCCGGATGCTGCCTGGTTGCTGGATAATTTGTCAGCTACGCTCGCTGCGCTCACCGGCAGCAGCGGACGCGCCAGTTTTGATCCGGAGGCGATGCAGCAAGCGGGCAGTTGCTTTGCCGTGGCCCGCGATGCGCAGCGCAGGCCGGTTGGCTGTGGTGCGTTTCGCCCGTTGCTACCCGGCATTGCGGAACTGAAACGGATGTATGCGCTAAGCAGCGGGCAGGGTATCGGTGCGGCGGTGCTACAGTTCCTCGAACAGCAGGCGCGGCAGCAGGGCTATCAGGCGATGTGGCTGGAAACGCGTAAGGTGAATCAGCGTGCGCTGGCATTCTATGCCCGTCAGGGCTACCAGCCGATTGCTCCGTTTGGTCATTATGTTGGTAACGCGACGGCGCAATGTCTGGGGAAGGTTTTTGCACAGCCATAAAGGGCCGCTACAACCCAGTGCGATATTGGGTCACGGCGCGCTTTTGCCCCATTTTAGTGCGCCGCTTCCACTTCGGGGATCGCCAGTGCCTGCATAAACAGCCGGATAATCGGGTTTATTTTGCGGCCTTTTTTCATCAGCAGACAAAACGAATCCTCCATCCGTATTGATTCATCACCCAATTCGCACAGCTGACCACGGGCAATAAAGGGCGCAGCATAGTGTTCCGGTAAATAACCAATAAAGTGTCCGGTCAAAATTAGCATGGCAACCGATTCAACCTGAACCGCCTGTACCCCGCTGTCGTGGAATGGAATCAGACGACGCGCATCACGAGGTATGACATATAAATGATTTATGACTTTTTGTTCGCGTAATAATTCCAGTGATATTTTATCAGCATGATTACCGGAATAAAGTGGGTGGTCTGCGGAACAATAAAGTTTTGAATGTTCTTTATATAACGGGAAGTAATCGAAATCACTTTTCATTTCATAAACGGGCGCAATGCCGCAATGGAATCGACCTTCACTTATACCGCGTTCAATATCATCTAACTGGGCGGTTTGCAGACGAATTTGCACCTTTGGTGCATTCTGGTGCAACTGTTGCACCGCGCTGGTGACCGGGGATTGTGGATCGGAAATGGTGTTATCCACCACGCAAATGGCGATGTCACCCAGCAGCTCGTTGCGGCTGTTGTGCAGGCGTTCGCGGAACAGATTGAGGGAGACGAACAGCTCCAGCGTCGCCTGATACACATTGATGCCGTACTGCGTCAGTTCAAAGCCTTCACGCCCGCGGCTGCACAGCGTCATACCCAGACGAATTTCCAAATCGGAAACCTGCTTGCTGATCGCCGCCAG includes these proteins:
- a CDS encoding GNAT family N-acetyltransferase produces the protein MIDIEQLSASQAQPLIGALCDVLQGCVADGASVGFIDASDRAVIERFWQDKIFSLASGDNQLLVARLHGEIMATVMVGYSAMPNGRHRAEISKLLVHPHARRQGIARRLMQQAEQLAADKGKTLLVLDTRSGDVATDLYLSLGWQIAGSIPHYAESTEGVLDATTVMFKTLRMHA
- a CDS encoding GNAT family N-acetyltransferase; its protein translation is MIVVAQESIQQPDAAWLLDNLSATLAALTGSSGRASFDPEAMQQAGSCFAVARDAQRRPVGCGAFRPLLPGIAELKRMYALSSGQGIGAAVLQFLEQQARQQGYQAMWLETRKVNQRALAFYARQGYQPIAPFGHYVGNATAQCLGKVFAQP
- a CDS encoding LysR family transcriptional regulator: MESKVSQSGNNAINRSDNAVLALSNIDLKLLRVFKCVVEAGGLTAASHELNIGLAAISKQVSDLEIRLGMTLCSRGREGFELTQYGINVYQATLELFVSLNLFRERLHNSRNELLGDIAICVVDNTISDPQSPVTSAVQQLHQNAPKVQIRLQTAQLDDIERGISEGRFHCGIAPVYEMKSDFDYFPLYKEHSKLYCSADHPLYSGNHADKISLELLREQKVINHLYVIPRDARRLIPFHDSGVQAVQVESVAMLILTGHFIGYLPEHYAAPFIARGQLCELGDESIRMEDSFCLLMKKGRKINPIIRLFMQALAIPEVEAAH